In Pochonia chlamydosporia 170 chromosome Unknown PCv3seq00008, whole genome shotgun sequence, the following proteins share a genomic window:
- a CDS encoding major facilitator superfamily domain-containing protein: MEQPEEHRPFLELEQGDEVDQKNDKPQRSRVVVTLLLALQLFAFSIGRSLTVLSLKLRQKDIICEKFLSANGHDGYDQTCKRPTGGTAPEVDVEFGVVEYWGMIFALLPAMVVALPYGLTADQHGRKKFVVLSAGGILVNAVLEAIICMFPGFLPLRLIWLASLVTSFSGSELAFCAFTFAVAADVTSEKRMSMVFLLLGAVAMIGGFLGTYLSVSIDYSIAILLGLVMYSITICVAAFTPDTLAGGSSTLKNGLLNSEISYLIDIRKVLHEVARVARLVCRDNKQIGAILLALLFAAHLGVKTELSLNPFPQSSLFWTILILLLGLIPCYKSPLSKDLWMARIIALISLPGALLLVFSGGSVLPFNMLIGMVLISATNLYPAIMRGLLVHLSEGKDIGALYALFGVAQSVGIIIQKPLSALLYLLGGIGQIISVVIFVLSGVILFCVWPRRVNNGAAEG; the protein is encoded by the exons atggagcaacCGGAAGAGCATAGACCGTTTCTAGAGTTGGAGCAGGGAGACGAGGTGGACCAGAAAAACGATAAGCCGCAACGAAGTCGAGTGGTGGTTACGCTGCTACTCGCCCTGCAACTATTCGCCTTCAGTATCGGCCGCTCCCTCACCGTGCTGAGCCTAAAGTTACGCCAGAAGGATATTATTTGCGAGAAATTCTTGTCAGCGAATGGGCACGATGGATATGACCAGACGTGTAAAAGGCCAACCGGTGGAACTGCCCCGGAAGTTGACGTTGAATTCGGCGTGGTTGAATATTGGGGCATGATCTTCGCTTTGCTTCctgccatggtggtggcctTGCCGTATGGGCTCACGGCAGATCAACACGGTCGTAAGAAGTTCGTGGTCCTAAGTGCTGGCGGTATTTTGGTGAATGCGGTATTGGAAGCCATTATAT GCATGTTTCCTGGCTTTTTGCCGCTTCGTCTTATTTGGCTTGCGTCACTTGTTACGTCTTTTAGTGGCAGTGAGCTTGCGTTTTGCGCGTTTACGTTTGCTGTGGCAGCGGATGTGACTAGTGAAAAGCGAAT GTCCATGGTGTTCTTACTGCTCGGTGCTGTAGCAATGATTGGCGGCTTTCTTGGGACTTATCTATCAGTATCGATTGACTACTCGATTGCCATACTCcttggtctggtcatgtATAGCATCACTATTTGTGTCGCTGCATTTACGCCAGATACTCTTGCTGGCGGCTCGTCTACACTAAAAAATGGCTTGTTAAACAGTGAAATTTCCTACCTAATCGATATCAGAAAAGTACTCCACGAAGTTGCTAGAGTAGCACGTCTCGTGTGTCGTGATAACAAACAAATTGGAGCTATCCTGCTAGCTTTGCTATTTGCAGCACACCTCGGG GTAAAAACGGAATTATCTCTTAATCCATTCCCCCAATCATCTCTATTCTGGACGATATTGATCCTACTTCTGGGCCTGATACCATGCTACAAATCACCCCTTTCAAAAGATTTATGGATGGCTCGAATCATTGCTCTGATTTCTCTCCCGGGAGCCCTGCTTCTTGTCTTTTCGGGAGGGAGTGTCCTGCCGTTTAATATGCTTATTGGAATGGTGTTGATTTCAGCAACGAACCTATATCCAGCTATCATGAGAGGTCTGCTTGTGCATCTGAGTGAAGGGAAGGACATTGGTGCGTTGTATGCGCTGTTCGGAGTAGCCCAAAGTGTTGGAATTATTATTCAGAAGCCGTTGTCGGCTTTGCTGTATCTTCTGGGTGGGATTGGGCAGATTATATCTGTTGTGATATTTGTGCTTTCGGGGgttattttgttttgtgtttGGCCGAGAAGGGTGAACAATGGCGCAGCTGAGGGATGA
- a CDS encoding DHHC zinc finger membrane protein (similar to Metarhizium acridum CQMa 102 XP_007815447.1) → MARETPNMSAVKRWSFRIIPFFIFGTFGVASYAVAGHICVQYIYRYQGKPGLAAGLMVLYFLFLILTIVSYGRVFFTIQFDPGLVPLTNDRGHDATDVPEKRRRYRSRRHMDPEEPPWIPPDLSPDSPGLEAFYSKDVFVCEADGRPKWCSHCRQWKPDRAHHSRELGRCVKKMDHLCPWVGGMVSETSFNFFTQFVFYTFCLCSLCLGIAVYCLTQQLKSDNISVDGWVIAAIAVSAFFGLFALGMTLTAGRFIFTNITNIDVLRRRQAFNLAVLIPRGAAPSTKYQTITYPLLPGPSGSAMLRQADGAVGSISARDQGAFRTFAIVRTESHENPWDLGFWENWKSVMGNNPLEWILPIKHSPCCNHDDMRSDYALGPLLDDLKKRYDLPDETTKTYAPSV, encoded by the exons ATGGCGCGCGAAACGCCTAATATGAGCGCTGTCAAGCGTTGGAGCTTCCGGATCATCCCTTTTTTTATATTCGGTACCTTTGGCGTTGCATCGTACGCCGTTGCCGGCCACATTTGCG TGCAATATATATACCGGTACCAAGGAAAACCGGGTCTTGCCGCTGGCCTCATGGTGCTCTATTTTCTATTCTTAATTCTCACAATAGTCTCTTATGGCCGAGTCTTCTTCACAATCCAGTTCGACCCTGGACTCGTCCCCCTTACAAACGATCGAGGTCACGATGCCACCGACGTCCCCGAGAAGCGACGCCGCTACCGATCGAGGCGCCATATGGATCCAGAAGAACCCCCCTGGATCCCGCCTGATTTAAGCCCAGACAGCCCTGGACTCGAGGCCTTTTATAGCAAGGATGTCTTTGTGTGCGAGGCAGATGGTCGGCCCAAGTGGTGTTCACATTGTCGGCAGTGGAAGCCGGATCGAGCACACCACTCTCGTGAACTGGGTCGCTGCGTCAAAAAGATGGATCATCTGTGCCCCTGGGTAGGCGGCATGGTATCAGAAACCT CATTCAACTTTTTTACGCAATTCGTTTTTTATACTTTTTGTCTGTGCAGCTTATGTCTCGGAATCGCCGTTTACTGCCTGACCCAACAACTCAAATCAGATAACATTTCTGTCGACGGTTGGGTCATTGCGGCCATTGCCGTGTCGGCCTTCTTCGGCCTCTTTGCCTTGGGCATGACCCTCACAGCCGGAcgcttcatcttcaccaacatcaccaatATTGACGTGCTGCGAAGGAGACAAGCGTTCAACTTGGCCGTTCTAATTCCCCGAGGCGCCGCTCCATCGACCAAATACCAAACAATAACATACCCACTCCTCCCGGGCCCGTCAGGGTCAGCCATGCTCAGACAAGCAGACGGCGCTGTGGGGTCCATCTCTGCTCGAGATCAAGGCGCGTTCCGTACCTTTGCCATTGTGAGGACGGAGTCGCACGAAAACCCATGGGATCTTGGGTTCTGGGAGAACTGGAAGTCCGTCATGGGCAACAACCCGCTCGAGTGGATACTGCCCATTAAACATTCCCCGTGCTGCAATCACGATGACATGCGTAGCGACTATGCGCTCGGCCCGTTACTGGACGACCTCAAGAAGCGCTACGACTTGCCTGATGAGACAACAAAGACGTACGCCCCCAGCGTATAG
- a CDS encoding ribonuclease domain-containing protein: MMLNLKNVFLFSLAALSAAQPTIQSRAQVKELNCDGTHWSKDQINHSKQQARNLENDGFAYPKPFGNKDGKGNNIFNAKGQLWEFPLTDPVWTNGVTPGTFRVIVKDNYDFVGVTNKDAGTGGTVHKC, translated from the exons ATGATGCTCAATCTCAAGAAcgtttttctcttctccctTGCAGCTCTTTCAGCTGCTCAACCAACTATTCAGAGTCGAGCCCAGGTCAAGGAACTTAACTGCGATGGAACTCACTGGTCAAAGGACCAGATCAACCATTCCAAGCAGCAGGCACGTAATCTCGAAAACGACGGGTTTGCTTATCCTAAGCCCTTTGGTAACAAAGATGGCAAGGGAAACAATATCTTTAATGCAAAGGGTCAGCTTTGGGAGTTCCCTCTCACTGATCCCGTCTGGACCA ATGGTGTTACGCCGGGAACGTTCCGTGTCATTGTCAAGGATAACTATGATTTCGTGGGTGTTACTAACAAGGATGCTGGCACAGGCGGCACAGTTCACAAGTGCTAA
- a CDS encoding GARP complex component (similar to Coccidioides immitis RS XP_001242562.1), whose translation MATTESESVAAAELETGQNGILTLSFWDSESVLIPGKAIFTLLQPPKVRTGPFSQTFDSPTTVHMPPTTRDIPPVTLTNITHVDVAEFSSYITQFSAIYEQLQRLRESEDGTTKKFYRRNVCTNDSTTDDNHLQPGQQPSVSKRGLASSVSCLSQLEVPSVTGKSSRFARRATQEPPPLSTIPRVYFDKDFHLQNPRTFDVVSERSEVVQPMGLETENAAMPRKALATNAILQDKMSWYLDITEMYLISSISVAATAFFAALGSLWELHLEAARSVEQTKALREEIEALDKEISTSGLQIVQKRRRRQNLQPLHDAVLQLKHVVDGVATCKTLVDNGEVEKALETIDSLESIMAGKSDLETPLKIDGRNFPLRDLRAVPALQGVRDDLNKLRNRIGKAFETRFLSFLMGDLRRHSDAVSAEEVLVRWAAASARSRGGRVQKHSVLPSYINSTDGLRSELLEILTGLHRARYLTTAVSAYKEGVLREIANLVRRPLPHSNNDDNDSVMSSSTMTSKSSQQHKSSILGHNLRALGPEDAEELFIGIYMSVTETLRRFSTQVKILLDITSSLSHNSGHRIEFSEMESLTTSTAAKKSSISATLEVEEIHEVIDLQNLLGQAVDIAQEKVAKLLRVRSERITDLSLVWFLRYFSLNLHFVNECELISGRCGTPLNAVINEQIKIFAQQHDKAEQQKLAQGMESDQWYATYVSERDMAELSRILSCTKEDPAEWSNTLKLWVRCADEHNRSDEAADPPLKADGKIRSVSIDEEEFVLPHSAIVCMNGVAHFLQLIVGIPSMTGDIGASLVSYLELFNKRCAQLILGAGARQSAGLKNITSKHLVLASRALGFIATLISHITGFVRRHARSTDVAPTLVHFVELRRLYQEHVDSLHAKIVEIMSRLAASHAKTMRNIDWDDSQTNVHPHMATLAKDTMSLHRILTKTLPEATILRLMDLVFSSYKDQLGTAFRDVDPKTDIGRDSMLRDIEFFQTKLGGIDGCSEAGGYLTAIVKSKLVKGVTMAGTE comes from the exons ATGGCGACCACAGAGTCAGAAAGTGTGGCTGCAGCTGAGCTGGAAACCGGGCAGAATGGTATACTGACGCTTTCCTTTTGGGATTCAGAGTCTGTGCTAATTCCTGGGAAAGCAATATTTACATTACTGCAGCCGCCGAAAGTACGGACGGGACCTTTTTCGCAGACCTTCGACTCACCAACAACCGTCCACATGCCTCCAACTACACGCGATATTCCTCCAGTAACACTGACAAACATCACGCACGTTGACGTAGCCGAGTTTAGTTCTTATATAACACAGTTTAGTGCAATATACGAACAATTGCAAAGATTGCGGGAGAGCGAAGATGGAACGACCAAGAAGTTTTACAGAAGAAACGTATGCACAAACGACTCAACTACCGATGACAACCACTTGCAGCCGGGACAACAGCCATCGGTATCAAAGAGAGGTCTCGCCTCTTCGGTTTCTTGTCTCTCGCAGTTAGAAGTGCCTAGTGTCACTGGAAAATCTAGCAGATTTGCAAGAAGAGCAACCCAGGAACCACCTCCATTGTCGACTATACCTCGTGTATATTTCGACAAGGATTTTCACTTACAAAACCCTCGCACATTTGACGTAGTCAGTGAGAGATCGGAGGTTGTTCAACCAATGGGCCTAGAAACCGAGAATGCGGCGATGCCACGAAAAGCTCTTGCAACAAACGCGATATTGCAGGACAAAATGTCCTGGTATCTGGACATAACCGAAATGTACTTGATATCATCCATTTCAGTTGCCGCCACGGCCTTCTTCGCTGCACTGGGCTCACTATGGGAACTTCACTTAGAAGCCGCCCGCTCTGTAGAGCAAACCAAAGCCCTCCGGGAAGAGATTGAGGCTTTGGATAAAGAGATTTCAACAAGCGGGCTCCAAATTGTTCAGAAACGCCGGAGGCGCCAGAACCTCCAACCGCTACACGATGCAGTCCTGCAGCTAAAACACGTTGTAGATGGTGTTGCCACCTGCAAGACTCTTGTGGACAAcggagaagttgagaagGCTTTAGAGACCATCGACTCTCTCGAGAGTATCATGGCAGGCAAGTCAGATTTAGAGACACCGCTAAAAATAGATGGACGTAACTTCCCGTTGAGAGATCTTAGAGCCGTACCTGCGCTTCAAGGCGTCCGGGATGATTTGAACAAGCTTCGAAACCGAATCGGTAAGGCTTTTGAAACAAGATTTCTCAGTTTTCTTATGGGAGACCTACGGCGTCACTCTGATGCTGTCTCTGCGGAAGAGGTTCTTGTGCGCTGGGCCGCTGCTTCAGCACGGTCTCGGGGTGGCCGTGTACAGAAGCATTCCGTCCTTCCATCCTATATTAACTCAACAGATGGTCTACGGTCAGAGCTACTGGAGATCCTGACCGGCTTGCATCGAGCACGATACCTCACTACTGCTGTCTCCGCCTACAAAGAGGGTGTACTAAGAGAAATTGCCAATCTTGTTCGGCGGCCGCTTCCTCATTCCAAcaatgatgacaatgatTCAGTGATGTCTTCATCGACCATGACTAGTAAATCGTCCCAGCAACACAAGTCCTCTATTCTAGGTCATAACCTACGGGCTCTTGGACCAGAAGACGCCGAAGAACTGTTCATCGGAATTTACATGAGCGTCACTGAGACGCTGAGGAGATTTTCCACGCAAGTCAAGATCTTGTTGGACATTACCAGCTCGTTAAGCCATAATTCTGGCCACAGGATAGAATTCTCTGAAATGGAATCATTAACGACTAGCACCGCCGCCAAGAAAtcttccatttcggcaaCCCTTGAAGTAGAAGAAATCCATGAAGTGATTGACCTACAAAATCTCCTAGGCCAAGCCGTGGATATCGCACAGGAGAAAGTTGCCAAGCTTCTCCGGGTACGTTCAGAACGAATTACAGATCTATCACTAGTTTGGTTCCTCCGATATTTTTCTTTGAACCTTCACTTTGTGAACGAGTGCGAATTAATCTCTGGGCGATGTGGCACACCGCTTAATGCAGTCATCAATGAGCAAATTAAAATCTTTGCGCAGCAGCATGACAAAGCAGAACAGCAAAAGCTTGCTCAGGGCATGGAATCAGACCAATGGTACGCAACATACGTTTCCGAGAGAGACATGGCCGAGCTCAGTAGGATTCTGTCCTGTACCAAGGAGGACCCTGCTGAATGGTCAAATACTCTCAAACTCTGGGTTCGATGTGCAGATGAGCACAATCGGTCcgatgaggctgctgatCCGCCACTCAAAGCCGATGGGAAAATTAGATCTGTGTCcatcgacgaggaagaattCGTCCTTCCTCACTCTGCAATTGTTTGCATGAATGGGGTGGCCCATTTCTTACAACTAATAGTTGGCATCCCATCGATGACTGGAGACATCGGGGCTTCACTAGTGTCCTATCTCGAGCTTTTTAACAAACGCTGCGCACAACTTATCTTGGGGGCAGGAGCAAGACAATCTGCGGGCTTAAAGAACATCACCTCGAAACATCTAGTTCTCGCATCACGCGCACTGGGATTTATTGCGACACTGATCAGTCATATTACCGGGTTTGTGAGGCGCCATGCTAGAAGTACTGATGTTGCCCCAACTCTCGTGCATTTCGTTGAACTGAGACGCCTTTACCAAGAGCACGTGGATAGCCTTCATGCCAAGATTGTCGAAATCATGAGTCGCCTAGCTGCCTCACACGCAAAGACCATGAGAAATATTGATTGGGATGACAGCCAGACCAACGTGCATCCACACATGGCGACATTGGCCAAAGACACCATGTCGTTGCATCGTATCCTGACGAAAACTCTGCCAGAAGCAACTATTCTAAGGCTGATGGATTTAGTATTTAGCAGCTACAAGGATCAGCTCGGCACAGCGTTCCGGGACGTAGATCCCAAGACCGACATAGGACGGGACAG TATGCTACGCGACATTGAGTTTTTCCAAACCAAACTCGGTGGTATTGATGGGTGCAGTGAAGCTGGAGGATACCTGACTGCAATTGTCAAATCCAAGCTAGTGAAGGGAGTAACCATGGCCGGCACCGAATGA
- a CDS encoding Glycosyltransferase, family GT34 (similar to Beauveria bassiana ARSEF 2860 XP_008597035.1), with protein sequence MIHGYDYKFIKAPVYSDRHVTWSKVPMITKALKSYEIVVFLDQDAMFHYPALPIEWLMNYWNHTLETRLMLAEDADRDKNKDDSGTLYHNTGFIIARNSPRTFEIMDAWEECPRETKYFGCSRLAYQWPHEQAALGAFVSKLDFNEAEDIRGIPCSEANGSPMTYATEGCNGTFVRHFWMDGKSHPPAELADNILRYAVPMLHRAYLSDVEHFLEDFSNFSLPGNSSFTISS encoded by the coding sequence ATGATACATGGCTATGACTACAAATTCATCAAGGCACCAGTCTACTCTGACCGACATGTAACGTGGTCGAAGGTACCAATGATTACGAAGGCCCTGAAATCATACGAGATTGTGGTATTTCTTGACCAGGACGCCATGTTTCACTACCCAGCTTTACCGATTGAGTGGCTCATGAATTACTGGAACCACACTTTAGAGACTCGGCTCATGCTCGCAGAAGATGCTGACCGGGACAAAAACAAGGACGACAGCGGCACGCTCTATCACAATACTGGATTTATTATTGCGAGGAATAGCCCTCGTACCTTCGAGATCATGGACGCATGGGAGGAATGTCCCCGCGAGACCAAGTATTTCGGTTGCAGCCGCCTTGCCTACCAGTGGCCCCATGAGCAGGCTGCGCTGGGAGCATTCGTGAGCAAATTGGATTTCAACGAGGCCGAAGATATTCGTGGCATACCTTGTTCCGAAGCAAACGGGTCGCCAATGACCTATGCGACAGAAGGCTGTAATGGCACGTTTGTACGGCATttttggatggatggcaagaGTCATCCACCCGCTGAGCTCGCAGATAATATATTGCGTTATGCCGTGCCGATGCTGCATAGAGCGTATCTAAGTGATGTCGAGCATTTCTTGGAAGACTTTTCCAATTTCTCCTTGCCGGGAAATAGCTCGTTTACAATTAGTAGCTGA
- a CDS encoding low temperature requirement A (similar to Metarhizium robertsii ARSEF 23 XP_007825480.2), protein MLDDARDIRHQHKKLRIFSSPLVHRADKRGDGVRTARTWGSNYDGGVESDDEERDHGDELPRFERVSVGFYELRGADVPAMVDLVPGPRITRAIQLGVLVGFVVVAPKFHPNDQDQSTMRAMCEPLILCVSRACLAVEYASTLWHVRRYKKAHMPLYMQIAIHAAASAVYLGVTFRFTGGKQSRVYMTWYFIAGAEAIASVLVSNISSVASLTDTHMMKRMALLTVMILGEDSLTVSLVTAAVLIPSPTHPPTAMDMPPSAIPPIPRPVHASIHAVPPLVQDRQPDQPNRRHFRPNRRCSQSYEHRCTEFLELNEALNNITRIPDKIWPMIANQSTVMDDKLSAELDAAWDTLAGVVYALYLSMVNALYGAFGINLDDDVSKKDPAAFAYGYIAAGSTILFMIMLTIIARTTPFKVWPILRLIIIFLLAIGTGLVATLWYNANRLDVFLSSAWVMPIITLVWVVIAILTHINGQGIKRNKDRFRRRRTGKLSHHEPGVALKSRLRWGKKERGRDDRNSETYLQSPSTACSERDGKHRDCDTA, encoded by the exons ATGCTGGACGACGCGCGCGATATTCGACATCAGCACAAGAAACTTCGGATATTTAGTAGCCCTCTCGTTCATAGGGCTGACAAACGAGGTGATGGAGTGAGAACAGCTCGTACTTGGGGATCCAACTATGATGGGGGCGTTGaatccgacgacgaagaacGTGACCATGGGGATGAGCTTCCTAGGTTTGAACGGGTGAGTGTTGGATTTTATGAGC TACGAGGAGCCGACGTT CCTGCTATGGTTGACCTGGTTCCAGGTC ctcGCATTACCAGAGCGATTCAACTCGGCGTCCTAGTAGGCTTTGTCGTTGTCGCCCCAAAATTCCACCCGAACGATCAAGACCAAAGCACAATGCGAGCCATGTGTGAGC CTCTCATCCTGTGCGTCTCCCGGGCATGCCTTGCCGTCGAATACGCATCCACCTTGTGGCATGTACGACGATATAAAAAGGCGCACATGCCGCTTTATATGCAGATTGCGATTCACGCGGCCGCCTCGGCGGTGTACCTGGGGGTTACTTTTCGGTTTACAGGCGGGAAGCAGAGCCGTGTTTATATGACTTGGTACTTTATTGCGGGTGCTGAGGCCATTGCAAGTGTGTTGGTCTCCAACATATCGTCCGTGGCTAGCCTTACAGACACGCATATGATGAAGCGGATGGCACTTTTGACGGTCATGATACTGGGTGAGG ATTCCTTAACTGTTAGTCTGGTAACGGCAGCA GTCCTCATTCCATCTCCCACGCATCCGCCAACAGCTATGGACATGCCTCCATCTGCCATTCCACCTATCCCTCGTCCTGTTCATGCAAGCATTCACGCAGTACCTCCTCTGGTCCAAGATCGTCAGCCAGATCAACCGAATCGGCGACATTTCCGACCCAACAGACGATGCTCGCAATCCTACGAGCATAGATGTACGGAATTCCTTGAAC TCAACGAGGCATTGAACAACATTACGAGAATACCGGATAAGATTTGGCCCATGATTGCGAATCAGTCGACTGTCATGGATGATAAGCTCTCGGCGGAGTTGGATGCTGCTTGGGATACTCTCGCTGGCGTTGTTTATGCTTTATATCTTTCCATGGTGAATGCTCTATATGGGGCTTTTGGGATTAAtttggacgatgatgtgTCCAAGAAGGATCCTGCTGCA TTTGCATATGGATACATCGCTGCCGGCAGTACCATTCTCTTCATGATAATGCTAACCATCATTGCTCGCACAACACCGTTCAAGGTGTGGCCAATCCTGCGTCTGATCATTATTTTCCTCTTGGCTATAGGCACCGGTCTGGTTGCCACGCTATGGTACAACGCAAACAGGCTAGACGTATTCTTGTCCTCAGCATGGGTAATGCCAATCATCACATTGGTATGGGTCGTCATCGCGATCTTGACGCACATCAATGGCCAGGGCATCAAGCGTAACAAGGACCGCTTTAGGAGGCGCCGAACAGGGAAGCTGTCGCATCATGAGCCTGGTGTGGCGTTAAAGTCTCGTTTAAGATGGGGGAAGAAGGAACGAGGACGTGATGATCGAAACTCGGAGACGTATTTGCAGAGTCCGAGTACGGCGTGTAGTGAACGAGATGGAAAACATAGAGATTGTGATACGGCGTGA
- a CDS encoding amidase family protein (similar to Eutypa lata UCREL1 XP_007790639.1): MKRNLTIREKIPSAFHMEMLNSVDLFEMSIAELQSHLSRGSFTSEDFVNFCFERIRRTDTLLDAVMQRNLDAVEIAAALDKERQEGKVRSQLHGIPILVNDNIATKDKMQTTCGSWALLGSTVPRDAFIVSQLRRAGAIIIGYANMTEGASTRSTEYSDGYSARRGQVRNPYDLSQSLSGSSGGSAAAVAANLVPLAIGTDTDGSIAGPAQITGLVCIKPTPGLTSRMGPIPITETMDTVGVLAKTVADAVIGLNAMVGEDPDDPLTMCSKDLRHEDYSKFIKNKDALKGAKFGLPMKHCWDSVPDDQRAVVDTLFSHLEAEGAKIIEVDYPCAEGRIGSDGEWNWELGTPAQSEFTSIRTETNNGVNAYLSELENTEMKDSKDLLEYHQRNTGTEVGDAGDLHAIPTGQDTFEKIAAHKDVKDQDYHDALEYTRKQTRENGIDAALRYDPEKTIQLDALILCDRRLVGQQLAAQAGYPTITLPVGQDRNGMPVGITLQQTAWREEDLIKWASAIEDARLQAMGPRPVPTYRNNLAKNIPIDKLNMGQSCEAKVGDVGTSDLEERFP, translated from the exons atGAAACGCAATCTCACCATCCGGGAAAAGATCCCTTCAGCCTTTCATATGGAAATGTTAAATTCAGTAGACCTGTTTGAAATGTCGATTGCAGAGCTACAGAGCCACCTTTCTCGAGGGTCTTTCACCTCCGAGGACTTCGTCAATTTCTGTTTCGAACGAATTCGTCGG ACTGATACTCTTTTGGACGCTGTAATGCAAAGAAACCTCGATGCTGTCGAGATTGCTGCGGCGCTGGACAAGGAAAGGCAGGAAGGCAAAGTACGGAGTCAACTTCATGGAATTCCAATATTGGTCAACGAT AATATTGCTACAAAGGACAAGATGCAAACCACTTGCGGGTCCTGGGCTCTATTAGGATCGACTGTACCAAGAGATGCTTTTATCGTGTCGCAGTTGAGAAGAGCGGGGGCAATTATCATCGGCTACGCAAATATGACAGAAGGCGCGTCGACGAggtctacggagtactcgGACGGATATTCAGCTCGTCGAGGTCAAGTTAGGAATCCCTATGACCTGTCTCAAAGTCTAT CCGGTTCTAGTGGTGGTTCAGCTGCGGCCGTTGCTGCGAATCTGGTCCCTTTGGCAATCGGCACGGATACAGATGGGTCGATCGCTGGCCCTGCCCAGATCACCGGACTGGTTTGTATCAAGCCGACTCCGGGTTTGACTTCGAGGATGGGACCGATTCCAATAACCGAAACTATGGATACGGTTGGGGTACTCGCTAAGACTGTTGCAGATGCTGTGATAGGGCTGAACGCTATGGTTGGAGAGGACCCGGATGATCCTTTGACCATGTGCAGTAAAGATTTGAGGCATGAAGACTATtccaagttcatcaagaatAAGGATGCTTTGAAGGGTGCGAAATTCGGCCTTCCAATGAAACACTGTTGGGACTCTGTGCCAGATGACCAAAGGGCTGTCGTTGACACACTGTTTTCCCACCTCGAAGCGGAGGGTGCGAAGATAATCGAGGTAGATTATCCATGTGCAGAAGGTCGTATAGGTTCAGACGGAGAATGGAATTG GGAACTTGGCACCCCGGCTCAAAGTGAGTTCACAAGCATCCGGACAGAGACCAACAATGGTGTCAATGCGTATTTATCTGAGCTCGAGAACACAGAAATGAAAGATTCCAAAGATCTATTGGAATACCATCAAAGGAATACTGGAACAGAAGTCGGTGACGCTGGTGATCTACATGCAATTCCAACTGGCCAG GATACGTTTGAAAAGATTGCGGCCCacaaagatgtcaaggatcAAGATTATCACGACGCTTTGGAGTACACCCGAAAACAGACTAGAGAAAATGGCATCGATGCTGCTCTACGCTACGACCCAGAAAAAACTATTCAGTTGGATGCTTTGATTCTATGTGATAGGAGACTTGTTGGACAACAACTTGCCGCTCAAGCAG GATATCCGACAATTACGCTACCAGTCGGCCAGGATAGGAATGGTATGCCAGTAGGCATCACTCTGCAACAAACGGCATggagagaagaagatttgATCAAATGGGCGAGTGCTATAGAAGACGCGAGGCTTCAGGCCATGGGACCGCGTCCGGTTCCGACGTACCGCAATAATCTCGCCAAGAATATTCCCATTGATAAATTGAACATGGGGCAGAGTTGCGAAGCTAAAGTCGGTGACGTGGGAACGTCAGACTTGGAAGAACGTTTCCCCTAA